In Halobacterium noricense, the genomic stretch GTGGCTGGTCGCGTCCAGCGGCCTCAACGACAATCAGTACGGCGCGCTCCACTTGCTGCTCGACCGGTTCTTCGGGCAGTACGGACAGGGCGGCACGTACGAGGAGTTCTGCTCGTTCCTCGACGACCCCGCGCTGAAGGAGGAACTCGACGAGTCCGGGCGCGTCCACGAGGCGACCTACGAGGCCGTGCTCCGGCGCGTTCACGGGATGCCGTCGGGGCTGTTCGACCAGGACGCGCGCCCGATTACGGAGCTCGTCGAAGACCGCCAGTTCGTCCGCCCGGGCCGGCTGTCGGTGGTGCCGACCTACCACATCAGCGACTCGCGAGCCGCCGAGACGGTGGTGCTGGCGGTGTCGAGTCTGCTCGTCGACCAGAAGCTCTCGAACGACCCGCGCTACGAGACCATCAAGGAGACGCCGCTCGTGGTCGGGATGGACGAAGCCCACAACTTCCTCGCGGACGCCGACAGCGTGCAGGCGAACAAGGTCGTCGGGAAGTTCACGGAAGCCGCCAAACAGGGCCGCAAGGAGCGCCTGGGCCTGTTCCTCATCACCCAGGACCCCCAGGACATCGCCGACCCCGTGTTCAAGCAAGTGAACACGACGGTCGTGTTGAACCTCGGGGACGAGGACGCCATCAACGCCGTGAACATTCCGTCGTCGCTGCAGTCGAAGGTCCCCTACATGGAGAAGGGCCAGATGGTCGTCTACTCGCCGGACAACTCCGAGCCCGTCGAGATTCAGGGGCTGCCGACGTGCCTGACGCGGCACGGCCGGGACTGACCACGGACGCCCCGTCGGGCGGTCCGCGGCCCATAGAATTTTCACCCGGGCTAGTGAACTTCGAGCCGACACCATGACGAAGATTCTCGTTCCCGTCGACGGTTCCGAGCAGTCGAAGGAAGCCCTGGAGTACGCCCTCGAACACTTCAAGGACGCCGATATTACGGCCATCAACGTCATCGACCCCATCGAGGCCGGGTACACGGCGCAGGCGACCGTGCCGGGCTACTCTGAGGAATGGTTCGAGCAGGCCAAAGACGCCGCCGAGGAGCTGTTCGACGAGGCCCAGCAGATTGCCGACGAGTACGACAAGGACATCGAGACAACGACGGAGGTCGGGCGACCGAGCCGCGCCATCGTCGACTACGGGGAGGAGAACGACTTCGACCACGTCGTGATGGGGAGCCACGGCCGCTCGGGTATCTCCCGCATCCTCCTCGGCAGCGTCGCCGAGAGTGTCGTGCGGCGCTCGCCGGTACCGGTCACGATAGTCCGATAGTACCTTTTGCTGCGGTCGCGCGCTTGCGGCGCGCTCGTCTGCTCACGGGCGCGTAGCGCCCGTTCGCACGGCCAGCGAGACCTACGGTCTCGCTCGGCTGGCAAAAGCTACGCTAAAAGCACTCCTCGTCGTTCGAAAGACGGCGGAGTGCTTTTTCCGCAAGTTTTTGCAAGCGAGCGGCCGGAGGCCGCGAGCGCAGCAAAAAGTGCGTTCTAGAAAATATTCGCTTGCCGATAGACACTGATACCCTGATGGGTGATTTCGTAAGGTTTCGTCTCGCGAGAGTGGTTGGCGTCCCGAATCTTCTGGATTTCGACGGCCAGACGGGTTTCGCGGAAGTCCTCGGGGCGGATGTAGCGGAGGACGACGACGGCGTCGGTGAGGTATTCGATGATGCCGTGGCGGGAGGCGAAGGGGTTGTCTTCGGAGGCTTCGCTGGTGAGCATCGTGGTGACGCCGGCGTCCTTGAGCGCTTTCGTGAAGTCGTAGATTTCGGTGCGGCGGACCGACTGGTCGTCGTACATCATCTCCAGAAGGGAGACGGAGTCGAGGACGAGGCGGCTGGCACCGAACTCCTCGACGAGCCGCGGGAGTTCGTTGCGGATGCTGGTGAGGGAGTTGGCCATCTCGATGGGGTCGATGTCGACGACCGCGAGATTTCCCTCCTCGGTGTGGCGGTCGAACTCCCAGCCTTTCTCGGTGGCGCTCTGGACGACGCGCTGCCGGGACTCTTCGAGCGTGATGTAGACGGCGCGTTCGCCGTTCTGGATGGCTTCGTGGAGGAACTGGAGGCCGAACGTCGTCTTCCCGGTCCCGGCGCCGCCGATGGCGACGATGAGCGAGCGCTCGGGGACGCCGCCTTGGACCATCTCGTCGAGGCCTTCGATACCGAAGTCGATGCGCGCGATGTCGGATTCGTACTCCTCGTCCTCCTCGAAGCCGCCGGGCCCGCCCGCGCCGACATCGGCGTCGAGGTCGAACCCGAAGTCGTCCTCGCCGCCGGACGGGGCGGCACCGGGACCACCGCCGCCGCCACCGCCGAATGCGGCCGCGAAGTCGTCCTCGAAGAGGTCTTCCTCGCCGCCCGTCGGTTCGCCATCAGCACCGCCGCCGAACGCTTCGGCGAACTCGTCGACTTCGCTCTCGGGGCCCGGCTCCGCTTCGTCCTCGGGCTCGGCTGGCGTCGGTGGTTCGGACGACGCTTCGCCGAACTCCTCCGGCGGTTCGGACGGCTCCTCGGGCGCTTCACTGAACGCTTCGCTCGGCTCCCCGGATTCGGACCCCGACGGCTCTTCTTCGGGTTCCGCTTCCGATTCCGCCTCGGTCTCCTCTTCGAAGGCCTTCTCGAACCAGTCTTCGTCCTCCTCGTCAGCCACGATGACGCCTCCGTACCGCGGCGCACTGCGCCGTCGGCTCCATGTCCGGGTGGTCGGGACACAGCGAAAAGTAGTTTCCGCCGCCCGCGGGTTTTTCAAGCACGGCTCCCCGAGTGAGCGTATGCGCGTTGGAATCGTCGCACAGCGGGGGAACTCGCGGGCTGCGTATCTCGCCGCGGACGTCCGCGAAATGCTCGCTGGCGGGGACGTTGAGGTGTGGCTGGACACGGCGACGGCGGACGCTCTCGACGGCGACGGCCACGAGGTCGCGGAGTTCGACGCCTGCGACCTCGTAGTGAGCATCGGCGGGGACGGCACGTTCCTGTTCGCGGCGCGGGGCGCGGGGTCGACGCCGGTGCTCGGCGTAAACCTCGGGGAGGTCGGCTTCCTGAACGCGGTCGCGCCGGAGGACGCCGTCTCGGCGGTGCGCCGGGAGGTCGAGCGCTACCGGGAAACCGACGAAGTGCGCCACCGAGAAGTGCCGCGGGCGGCGGCGTCGGGGGAGCGCGAGTGGTCGCTAACGCCGGCGCTCAACGAAGTCGTGATTCAGGGCGACCAGCGCGGCCACGGCCACGGCATCGACATCGAGGTGCGCGTGGACGGCTCGCTGTTCGAGGCGACACACGCCGACGGCGTCCTGATTGCGACGCCGACCGGGAGCACCGCGTACAACCTCAGCGAGGGCGGCCCGCTCGTGCAGCCGGGCGTCGGCGCGTTCGTCGTCAACGGCATGTGTGCGGACGAGGCGATGCCACCGCTGTTGACGCCGGTCGGCGGCGAGGTCACGGTGCGCGTGGATGGCCCGGAGTACGCCGTCGTCTCCAGCGACGGGTCGAACCGACAGCGCGTGAAGACGCCCGAAGTAATCACCGTCGAGGCAGCCGACGAACCAGCGCGCGTCGCCGGCCCGGACTCGGACTTCTTCCAGGCGCTGAAAAAGCTCAAATAACTATTCGGCGAACGGGAGCAAGTCGCCGGAACGGAAAGGGTTAGTGAGCTACCAGCCCTACCGCGGGATAATGAGCCAGCAGCTGCCGGACGTACAGGCGACGGAGCCGGAGGTTGCAGTCGGATTGAGTCAGGTCGGGGTGACGGGCGTCGAGAAGCTCGTGAAAATCGCCCGCGAGGACAAGCGCCCCATCGTGTTGACCGCGGAGTTCGAGGTGTACGTCGACCTCCCGCAGGGCCGGAAGGGCATCGACATGAGCCGGAACATGGAGGTCATCGACGAGACGCTCGAAGACGCCGTCTCCGAGCCCGTCTACCGCGTCGAGGAGATGTGCGGGGAGACCGCCGAGCGCCTGCTCGACAAACACGAGTACACGACGACGGCCACCGTCGAGATGGAGGCGGAGTTGATGATTCGGGACGAGACGCCCGCCAGCGGCCGCCCGACGCAGGGCACCGTCGACATTCTCGCGTCCGCGACCGCCGAAGAGGGCGAGCCGACCCGCGAGGAAATCGGCGCGCGCGTCGTCGGTATGACTGTCTGCCCGTGCAGCCAGCAGATGATGAGCCAGCACGCCCGCGAGAAACTCCAGGACCTCGGCGTCGGCGAGGAGAACGTCCGGGGATTCCTCCAAGAAGTCCCGCAGGCCGGGCACAGCCAGCGCGGGCACGCGACGCTCACCATCGAAACGTCCGGCGACCCGGACATCGACCTGATGGACCTCGTGGACGTCGCGCGGGACTCGATGAGCGCGCGCATCTACAACCTCGCGAAGCGCCCCGACGAGGACCACATGACGTACGCCGCCCACGCGAACGCGAAGTTCGTCGAGGACTGCGTGCGCTCGATGGCCGAGGACGTCGTCTCGGAGTTCGACCACCTCGACGACGACGCCGTCGTCACGATGAAGCAATCCAACGACGAGTCCATCCACCAGCACAACGCCCACGCCGAGCGCGTCGCGGAGTTCGGGGCGCTAAAGCAGGAAGTGAGCGGCGAGTAGTCAGTCCAGGGTCGCGGCGTCGGTCCACGTCTCCGCAAACACCTCGAAGACGTCCGCGGCGAACGTCGAGTCGTGGAGGTCTATCATCGCGAACGACTCGTCGGGCTCGACGGGGTTCGTCACTTCCAAGCAGACTTCGGCGTCGTCGACGATGGTGACGTTGCCCTCGACGACGGGGCCGATGCGGACCTCGTAGCCCGGGTGTTCGGCGAGCACGGTGACGTAGCGCTCGTTGACCTCGTCCGGGATGTTCGAGGAGAGGTCCTGGGAGATGAG encodes the following:
- a CDS encoding universal stress protein, with translation MTKILVPVDGSEQSKEALEYALEHFKDADITAINVIDPIEAGYTAQATVPGYSEEWFEQAKDAAEELFDEAQQIADEYDKDIETTTEVGRPSRAIVDYGEENDFDHVVMGSHGRSGISRILLGSVAESVVRRSPVPVTIVR
- the mptA gene encoding GTP cyclohydrolase MptA, coding for MSQQLPDVQATEPEVAVGLSQVGVTGVEKLVKIAREDKRPIVLTAEFEVYVDLPQGRKGIDMSRNMEVIDETLEDAVSEPVYRVEEMCGETAERLLDKHEYTTTATVEMEAELMIRDETPASGRPTQGTVDILASATAEEGEPTREEIGARVVGMTVCPCSQQMMSQHAREKLQDLGVGEENVRGFLQEVPQAGHSQRGHATLTIETSGDPDIDLMDLVDVARDSMSARIYNLAKRPDEDHMTYAAHANAKFVEDCVRSMAEDVVSEFDHLDDDAVVTMKQSNDESIHQHNAHAERVAEFGALKQEVSGE
- a CDS encoding NAD(+)/NADH kinase, which translates into the protein MRVGIVAQRGNSRAAYLAADVREMLAGGDVEVWLDTATADALDGDGHEVAEFDACDLVVSIGGDGTFLFAARGAGSTPVLGVNLGEVGFLNAVAPEDAVSAVRREVERYRETDEVRHREVPRAAASGEREWSLTPALNEVVIQGDQRGHGHGIDIEVRVDGSLFEATHADGVLIATPTGSTAYNLSEGGPLVQPGVGAFVVNGMCADEAMPPLLTPVGGEVTVRVDGPEYAVVSSDGSNRQRVKTPEVITVEAADEPARVAGPDSDFFQALKKLK
- a CDS encoding KaiC domain-containing protein codes for the protein MVADEEDEDWFEKAFEEETEAESEAEPEEEPSGSESGEPSEAFSEAPEEPSEPPEEFGEASSEPPTPAEPEDEAEPGPESEVDEFAEAFGGGADGEPTGGEEDLFEDDFAAAFGGGGGGGPGAAPSGGEDDFGFDLDADVGAGGPGGFEEDEEYESDIARIDFGIEGLDEMVQGGVPERSLIVAIGGAGTGKTTFGLQFLHEAIQNGERAVYITLEESRQRVVQSATEKGWEFDRHTEEGNLAVVDIDPIEMANSLTSIRNELPRLVEEFGASRLVLDSVSLLEMMYDDQSVRRTEIYDFTKALKDAGVTTMLTSEASEDNPFASRHGIIEYLTDAVVVLRYIRPEDFRETRLAVEIQKIRDANHSRETKPYEITHQGISVYRQANIF